A window of Auraticoccus monumenti contains these coding sequences:
- a CDS encoding DegT/DnrJ/EryC1/StrS family aminotransferase, with protein sequence MNSVPADGDDTHAGWPERIYLSPPDVGVAEEAAVIRAIRSGWVAPLGPDVDAFEQELAQATGRKHAVALSSGTAALHLSLLNLGVGPGDVVITASMTFAATANAITYTGATPVFVDSDVTGCIDPDLLASALEDQVARRGDVAAIVPVDLLGQVADYRRIDEVAAQHGVPVVADAAESFGARRGGRPAGSAGVAAALSFNGNKIMTTSGGGALVTDNEEFAARARYLATQARQPLPHYEHIDIGYNYRLSNLLAALGRAQLVRLESMIQRRRSWRRHYGEVFAHVDGVRILGATGWADESVDRDNYWLTCIMVDPVAAGWSTQELHQWLTERNIEARPMWKPMHQQPVFAAAPSYITGVSDAMFATGLSLPSGSALTEAQFDRITCSISEFLRRVPRR encoded by the coding sequence GTGAATTCCGTTCCCGCAGACGGTGATGACACCCACGCAGGATGGCCTGAACGCATCTACTTGTCCCCGCCTGACGTGGGTGTGGCCGAAGAAGCCGCAGTCATCCGGGCGATCAGGTCTGGATGGGTAGCGCCGCTCGGCCCAGACGTGGACGCGTTCGAGCAAGAACTTGCACAGGCCACCGGCCGCAAGCATGCGGTCGCACTCTCTTCGGGTACCGCCGCCCTGCATCTGTCGCTGTTGAACCTCGGTGTTGGGCCCGGTGATGTTGTCATCACGGCCAGCATGACCTTTGCGGCCACGGCCAACGCCATCACCTACACCGGCGCGACACCCGTCTTCGTGGATTCCGACGTCACTGGGTGCATCGACCCCGACCTCCTAGCCAGCGCACTCGAGGACCAGGTCGCCCGTCGAGGCGACGTCGCGGCGATCGTCCCCGTCGATCTGCTAGGACAGGTGGCGGACTACAGGCGGATCGACGAGGTGGCCGCACAGCACGGGGTTCCGGTTGTCGCTGACGCGGCCGAGTCGTTCGGAGCACGACGCGGAGGTCGACCCGCCGGCAGCGCCGGGGTTGCGGCGGCGCTGTCGTTCAACGGGAACAAGATCATGACTACGTCGGGCGGCGGCGCGCTGGTTACCGACAACGAGGAGTTCGCCGCTCGCGCTCGCTACCTCGCGACCCAGGCCCGTCAGCCGTTGCCGCACTACGAACACATCGACATCGGATACAACTACCGGTTGTCCAACCTGCTGGCGGCCTTGGGGCGTGCTCAGCTCGTGCGGCTGGAGTCCATGATCCAACGGCGTCGGTCCTGGCGTCGTCACTACGGTGAAGTTTTCGCGCACGTCGACGGAGTGAGGATCCTCGGCGCTACCGGGTGGGCCGACGAGTCCGTGGACCGGGATAACTATTGGTTGACCTGCATCATGGTTGACCCGGTGGCGGCCGGGTGGTCAACGCAAGAACTGCACCAGTGGTTGACCGAACGCAACATCGAGGCTCGGCCCATGTGGAAGCCGATGCACCAGCAGCCGGTGTTCGCCGCCGCGCCATCCTACATCACCGGGGTGAGCGACGCCATGTTCGCCACCGGGCTCTCGCTGCCGAGCGGTTCGGCCCTGACCGAGGCACAGTTCGACCGCATCACTTGTTCGATCAGTGAATTCCTCCGAAGAGTGCCGCGGCGATGA
- a CDS encoding sugar transferase, translating to MTRYDRSKRALDVVGGCMGLLVTAPLQLAIATAVRTQLGAPVLFRQRRPGREGEDFSLLKFRTMLPVDELRHQVRDADRMTKLGRFLRATSLDELPSLWNVIVGDMSFVGPRPLLTEYLDLYTPFQARRHEVRPGITGLAQVAGRNRVSWEDRFVLDVEYVERRSFWLDASILCRTVVTVASGRGVTSADHVTAEPFRGSSQAGTAT from the coding sequence ATGACCCGATACGACCGCAGCAAGCGAGCGCTGGATGTAGTCGGGGGTTGCATGGGCCTACTGGTCACCGCCCCACTCCAGCTTGCCATCGCCACAGCTGTCCGGACACAACTCGGCGCACCCGTACTCTTCCGGCAGAGACGTCCCGGTCGAGAGGGGGAAGACTTCTCCCTGCTCAAGTTCCGAACGATGTTGCCAGTAGATGAATTGCGACATCAGGTGCGCGACGCGGATCGGATGACCAAGTTGGGGCGCTTCCTACGAGCTACGAGTCTCGACGAGCTGCCAAGCCTGTGGAACGTCATCGTAGGGGACATGAGTTTCGTCGGCCCGCGGCCTCTGCTGACGGAGTACCTTGACCTGTACACGCCCTTCCAGGCCCGACGACACGAGGTTCGACCCGGGATCACCGGGCTGGCGCAGGTGGCTGGACGCAATCGGGTGAGCTGGGAGGACCGTTTCGTCCTGGACGTTGAGTACGTCGAGCGCCGGTCATTCTGGCTGGACGCGAGCATTCTGTGCCGGACGGTGGTCACTGTCGCTTCTGGCCGGGGCGTCACTTCCGCAGACCACGTGACTGCGGAGCCCTTTCGTGGTTCAAGTCAGGCCGGGACAGCAACGTGA
- a CDS encoding NeuD/PglB/VioB family sugar acetyltransferase: MSSPLVIVGAGGVGREIVELVSAINRYHGHAHELRGVVDDSLSPANARRLAAAGVPFLGRIADLPGREAVACNFVVGIANPQVRRTLSGIMIDKGHSPVVLVHPDATLGRSVHLEPGAVICAGARLTANILVGEHVNVHVNATVGHDSRLGAYASLYPQAAVSGDCRIGASATVGASATVLQGLSVGTQAFVGAGAVVVRDVPDRLVVKGVPAR, translated from the coding sequence GTGAGCAGCCCGCTGGTCATCGTCGGGGCAGGCGGCGTAGGACGCGAGATCGTTGAGCTGGTGAGCGCGATCAACCGGTACCACGGCCACGCCCATGAGCTGCGTGGAGTGGTTGACGATTCCCTCTCCCCCGCCAATGCCCGCCGTCTGGCGGCCGCTGGCGTTCCGTTCCTAGGACGAATCGCCGACCTCCCTGGCAGGGAGGCGGTGGCATGCAACTTCGTAGTAGGCATCGCCAACCCCCAGGTCAGACGCACCCTGAGCGGCATCATGATCGACAAGGGTCATAGCCCCGTCGTGCTGGTGCATCCTGACGCAACACTCGGAAGGAGCGTCCACCTGGAGCCCGGCGCCGTGATCTGCGCCGGGGCGCGTCTGACGGCGAACATCCTTGTCGGAGAGCACGTGAACGTGCACGTCAACGCCACGGTCGGGCACGATTCCCGACTCGGGGCCTATGCGTCGCTCTACCCGCAGGCCGCGGTCTCCGGGGATTGCCGGATCGGCGCCAGTGCAACGGTAGGGGCCTCCGCCACCGTCCTGCAGGGCCTCTCAGTCGGTACGCAGGCGTTCGTTGGCGCGGGGGCTGTAGTTGTCCGCGACGTCCCCGACCGTCTTGTGGTCAAGGGCGTACCAGCCCGGTGA
- a CDS encoding glycosyltransferase yields the protein MVAVKTVEGGLWVLPQVREACRRGAKVTVITPTGEGRLTRALAQLAKEEPGVTHVPSPYDFTFRRPWRVPVGLFRLRRLLRRLNPDAVLYHLYATALAVRLATLGLQLRRVYMVAGPLYLDAPLIRWVERFLSRLDDVIICGSEHTRRRYLALGLPPDRLRAIPYGVDLSAYEQAPAEAVHRERLGLKAHSFVAVMVAYVYAPKRIVHRGEGIKGHRHLLEAWQVFHAQHPETELLLVGSGFDSAGEHHRQHLKDIFMSGSQSHGIHWLDSVEDVRDAYGVADVSVSPSLSENHGAVLEASSMGVPSIVSDAGALPETVSSASGWIFHAGDTLELGHRLEAAFAEWKSVGLERRGQYARELMVERFDLSALVRLVIDCTDV from the coding sequence GTGGTCGCGGTCAAGACGGTCGAGGGCGGCCTATGGGTGCTACCGCAGGTCCGGGAGGCCTGCCGTCGGGGAGCGAAGGTCACGGTCATCACGCCAACAGGCGAAGGGCGTCTCACCCGGGCCCTCGCCCAGCTCGCGAAAGAGGAGCCGGGCGTCACGCATGTACCGTCGCCATACGACTTCACCTTTCGCCGCCCCTGGCGCGTGCCCGTCGGACTGTTCCGACTGCGTCGCCTCTTGCGGCGCCTCAACCCTGATGCGGTCCTCTATCATCTGTACGCCACCGCACTCGCTGTTCGGCTCGCCACGCTGGGACTTCAATTGCGTCGCGTGTACATGGTGGCGGGGCCCTTGTATCTCGATGCCCCGCTGATCCGGTGGGTCGAACGATTCCTCTCCCGGCTTGATGACGTGATCATCTGCGGCAGCGAACACACCCGGCGTCGCTACCTCGCCCTCGGGCTTCCGCCGGACCGACTGCGGGCGATCCCCTACGGTGTCGACCTCTCCGCGTACGAGCAGGCCCCCGCAGAGGCCGTCCACCGAGAGCGTCTAGGGCTGAAGGCTCATTCCTTTGTCGCCGTGATGGTGGCCTACGTCTACGCCCCCAAGCGCATCGTGCACCGAGGTGAGGGCATCAAGGGTCACCGCCACCTGCTCGAGGCCTGGCAAGTTTTTCACGCGCAGCACCCGGAAACGGAACTGCTTCTGGTAGGTAGCGGATTCGACTCCGCTGGCGAACATCACCGTCAGCACCTGAAGGACATCTTCATGTCCGGCAGCCAGTCGCACGGGATCCATTGGCTGGACTCAGTCGAGGACGTACGCGATGCCTATGGTGTTGCCGACGTCAGCGTCAGTCCGTCGCTTTCGGAGAATCACGGCGCGGTGCTGGAAGCGTCGTCTATGGGGGTGCCCAGCATCGTCAGCGACGCCGGCGCGCTGCCTGAGACGGTGAGCAGCGCATCCGGATGGATCTTCCACGCGGGAGACACCCTGGAGCTGGGCCACCGCTTGGAGGCCGCCTTCGCCGAGTGGAAGTCAGTTGGCCTTGAGCGGCGCGGCCAGTACGCCCGAGAGCTGATGGTCGAACGGTTCGACCTGTCGGCACTGGTGCGCCTCGTCATCGACTGCACCGATGTCTAG